Proteins found in one Alicyclobacillus cycloheptanicus genomic segment:
- the mtnA gene encoding S-methyl-5-thioribose-1-phosphate isomerase yields the protein MKAIEWTGSVLRLLDQRLLPHDQVWIDCDRAEAVAKAIVDMVVRGAPAIAAAAAYGVTLEARSQTAASPAAFRQQVEAVMQQLEQTRPTAVNLKWALHRMKAVLQAFPADATAAAMAHALEQEANQIASEDVATNRAIGEVGAALFANPVNILTHCNTGSLATVGYGTALGVIRRLHELRRLRMVWVDETRPYLQGARLTAFELSAEQIPYRLITDNTAAYLMQQGAVDAVIVGADRIARNGDTANKIGTYGLAVLCQHHHIPFYVAAPLSTFDWSLASGQDIPIETRNAAEVTHLFGRALAPTGAEALHVAFDVTPHSLITAIITEAGVIEQPALASMQAFRRRVGEAEGKG from the coding sequence ATGAAGGCCATTGAATGGACAGGCTCCGTACTGCGCCTGCTCGACCAGCGTCTGCTGCCGCACGACCAAGTGTGGATCGACTGCGACCGCGCAGAGGCTGTGGCAAAGGCCATTGTCGACATGGTCGTTCGCGGCGCGCCGGCCATCGCAGCCGCTGCGGCATATGGTGTGACACTCGAAGCGCGGTCACAAACAGCGGCATCGCCGGCAGCGTTTCGCCAGCAGGTAGAAGCGGTCATGCAACAGCTGGAACAAACGCGCCCGACCGCCGTCAACCTCAAATGGGCCCTGCATCGGATGAAAGCGGTGCTGCAGGCGTTCCCGGCAGACGCGACGGCGGCCGCGATGGCCCATGCCCTGGAGCAGGAGGCCAATCAAATTGCGAGCGAAGACGTCGCCACCAACCGCGCCATCGGGGAAGTGGGCGCCGCGCTCTTTGCCAATCCGGTGAACATCCTGACGCACTGCAATACCGGGTCGCTCGCCACCGTCGGCTATGGAACGGCACTGGGGGTCATCCGCCGCTTACACGAGTTGCGCCGCCTGCGCATGGTTTGGGTGGATGAAACAAGGCCGTACCTACAGGGTGCCCGATTGACCGCATTTGAATTATCTGCGGAACAGATTCCCTATCGACTCATTACCGACAACACCGCTGCCTACCTGATGCAGCAGGGTGCGGTCGACGCGGTGATTGTCGGCGCAGACCGAATTGCGCGCAACGGCGACACCGCCAACAAAATCGGCACGTACGGACTCGCCGTGCTGTGCCAGCATCACCACATTCCATTTTATGTCGCGGCGCCTCTGAGTACGTTCGACTGGTCGCTGGCATCGGGCCAAGACATCCCGATTGAAACGCGCAATGCCGCGGAAGTCACGCACCTGTTCGGACGCGCACTGGCACCGACCGGAGCAGAGGCACTCCACGTGGCGTTCGATGTGACGCCGCATTCGCTCATCACCGCCATCATCACGGAGGCGGGCGTGATCGAGCAGCCTGCGCTGGCGTCCATGCAAGCGTTCCGGCGCCGCGTCGGCGAAGCAGAGGGGAAGGGCTGA
- a CDS encoding amidohydrolase, with product MSQTLLEVGAIVKSAREVWDGPGYIVLQDDVIEDIGRGEYPGSRAGMTVVKRPHRVAIPGLVNTHGHAAMTLLRGAGDDLPLMTWLTERVFPMEAKLTEDAIYWGTLLACWEMIRSGTTCFTDMYMSMHKAAAAVEESGMRAVLSWGMVGLDETSARSGIRNSESFVGAWHRQAGGRITVTLGPHAPYTCPPDYLQQVAELAGRLAVPIQIHLSETRTEVDDCLRLYNRTPIAHAASCGLFEHPVLAAHCVHVTDEDIEIMRANDVHVAHNPQSNLKLASGIAPVPSMTQAGLIVGLGTDGAASNNNLDMFEELRLAATLHKAVAFDASILPAAQAFQMATEDGAKAVFLPAGSGTLEKGAAADVTLLDLRSPHLIPTHSLLSNVVYAAGADDVTDVFVAGRALLSNREPQTIDTERVEYEARRIAQALSQ from the coding sequence ATGTCACAGACACTGTTGGAAGTTGGCGCCATCGTCAAAAGCGCGCGCGAAGTATGGGATGGACCGGGATACATTGTGCTGCAGGACGATGTCATCGAAGACATCGGACGCGGCGAATACCCGGGCAGCCGAGCCGGAATGACGGTCGTCAAACGCCCGCACCGGGTGGCGATTCCCGGGCTCGTCAACACGCACGGACACGCTGCGATGACCCTGCTGCGCGGGGCAGGCGATGATTTGCCGCTCATGACCTGGTTGACCGAACGCGTGTTCCCGATGGAAGCCAAACTCACTGAGGACGCGATTTATTGGGGGACGCTGCTCGCTTGCTGGGAAATGATTCGCTCGGGGACCACGTGCTTTACGGATATGTACATGTCGATGCACAAAGCGGCCGCAGCCGTGGAAGAGAGCGGGATGCGCGCCGTGCTGTCGTGGGGCATGGTAGGACTTGACGAAACCAGCGCCCGCAGCGGCATCCGCAACAGCGAGTCGTTTGTGGGGGCCTGGCATCGACAGGCGGGAGGCCGCATCACCGTCACCCTGGGACCGCACGCGCCGTACACGTGCCCGCCAGACTACCTGCAACAGGTGGCCGAACTCGCCGGGCGGCTGGCGGTGCCGATTCAAATTCACCTCAGCGAAACCCGGACGGAGGTCGACGACTGCCTGCGTTTGTACAATCGCACGCCGATTGCGCACGCGGCATCCTGCGGGCTGTTCGAACACCCGGTGTTGGCCGCCCACTGTGTCCATGTAACGGACGAGGACATCGAGATCATGCGTGCAAACGACGTCCATGTGGCGCACAATCCGCAAAGCAACCTGAAGCTCGCCTCGGGCATTGCGCCTGTGCCCAGCATGACACAGGCGGGCCTTATCGTCGGTCTCGGCACAGACGGTGCTGCCAGCAACAACAATTTGGATATGTTTGAGGAACTGAGACTCGCGGCGACGCTGCACAAGGCGGTGGCGTTCGATGCATCCATCCTGCCGGCGGCACAAGCGTTTCAAATGGCCACCGAGGACGGCGCGAAAGCTGTATTTCTGCCGGCTGGAAGTGGCACATTGGAAAAAGGAGCGGCTGCGGATGTGACGCTGCTGGACCTCCGCAGCCCGCATTTGATTCCCACCCACAGCCTGCTCTCGAACGTGGTGTACGCAGCAGGCGCTGACGATGTGACCGACGTGTTTGTCGCTGGCCGCGCGCTGCTGTCCAATCGCGAGCCTCAGACCATTGATACCGAACGGGTCGAATACGAAGCCAGAC